TCGGTATGCTTATTGTTGCTCCGTTTGTTCAGAAATTATTCAATTTGCCGACCGGGCTTTGTGCGCTTACAGCAAGCGTCGTTTTGGGCATTATGGCTGTTCCTACTATTTCAAGCATTGCTGATGACGCGCTTAGTTTTGTACCTAGAAGTTTCCGCGAGGCATCGTTTGCGTTGGGCGCAAACAGGTGGCAAACGCTGACAAAAGTAATAATTCCTGCGGCAGGGTCGGGCATTTCTACATCAATAATTCTGGGTATGAGCAGAATAGTCGGTGAAACGATGACGGTTTTGATGGTGGCAGGCGGGGCTGCGGTAATACCAAAATCTTTTCTTGATCCTGTCAGGCCGATGACATCAACAATCGCCGCAGAAATGGGGGAATCTGTGGTAGGAAGCACTCATTACCAGTCGTTATTTGCCATAGGGCTTATTCTTTTTATGACTACTCTCATTTTAAATATTATTGCTGAAATGATTTCACGG
The Elusimicrobiota bacterium genome window above contains:
- the pstC gene encoding phosphate ABC transporter permease subunit PstC, with the translated sequence MKRIKENIYKWVFSVIAFSSLIFLVGIIYVLFREGVPFFKEVGLFKFILGRNWYPTYDPPEYGVLPIILGSVWVTVGAMVVSVPLGIGSALYIHELAGPRQKAILKPMVEILAAIPSIVFGFFGMLIVAPFVQKLFNLPTGLCALTASVVLGIMAVPTISSIADDALSFVPRSFREASFALGANRWQTLTKVIIPAAGSGISTSIILGMSRIVGETMTVLMVAGGAAVIPKSFLDPVRPMTSTIAAEMGESVVGSTHYQSLFAIGLILFMTTLILNIIAEMISR